A genomic stretch from Lathyrus oleraceus cultivar Zhongwan6 chromosome 2, CAAS_Psat_ZW6_1.0, whole genome shotgun sequence includes:
- the LOC127117730 gene encoding uncharacterized protein P8A3.02c: MMMMMGGEDDEEEHQRSVLEQVFGPSISDEDNDCDGRSDSDSDMAEQYQRTVLEQVFGHSSSDEEEDDDGRSDFESESDNWESIEEVKGLWILRNFLSIHQQTRLLSSIESEQWFTQPSINQAMRFGYQNLPHWAIKLSHSIHRSCYSSSSLFPPNLLQREPLFDQMITNFYQPGEGIAPHVDLLRFEDAIAIVSLESSCVMNFTSESQSVPVLLTPGSLVFMFGDARYNWKHEINRKPGFQSWQGELLNQTTRTSVTLRKLCSSAAPI; this comes from the coding sequence atgatgatgatgatgggTGGCGAAGACGATGAGGAGGAGCATCAGAGGTCAGTGTTAGAACAAGTCTTCGGACCCTCAATCTCCGACGAAGACAACGACTGCGACGGTAGATCCGATTCCGATTCAGATATGGCGGAGCAGTATCAGAGGACAGTGTTAGAACAAGTGTTCGGCCACTCATCCTCCGACGAAGAAGAAGACGACGACGGTAGATCTGATTTCGAATCCGAATCCGATAATTGGGAAAGTATCGAAGAAGTGAAAGGGTTATGGATATTAAGAAACTTCCTATCAATTCATCAACAAACTCGTTTACTCTCATCAATTGAATCGGAGCAATGGTTCACACAACCttcaatcaatcaagcaatgcGTTTCGGTTATCAAAACCTACCTCATTGGGCTATCAAACTCTCTCATTCAATTCATCGTTCTTGTTATTCGTCTTCTTCCCTTTTTCCACCAAATCTGTTGCAGAGGGAACCGTTGTTTGATCAAATGATAACAAACTTCTACCAACCAGGTGAAGGCATAGCTCCTCATGTTGATCTCTTGCGGTTTGAAGATGCCATTGCTATTGTCTCTTTGGAATCATCTTGTGTCATGAATTTCACTTCCGAGTCACAATCTGTTCCTGTTTTGCTTACTCCTGGTTCATTGGTTTTCATGTTTGGAGATGCTAGGTATAATTGGAAACATGAGATTAATAGGAAACCTGGGTTTCAATCATGGCAGGGAGAATTGTTGAATCAAACCACACGTACCTCTGTTACCCTTAGAAAACTCTGTTCCTCTGCTGCCCCAATCTAA
- the LOC127117729 gene encoding ubiquinone biosynthesis O-methyltransferase, mitochondrial: MKLFNHLRTLNTHHRILRNRFHPLFNNTNFFSDASSPQQSTTPHVQQPSPPSSLNRNELAKFAAIAESWWDFDGPFKPLHVMNPTRLAFIRSALCRHFKKDPYSAKPLEGLKIADVGCGGGILSEPLARMGATVTGIDAVEKNINIARLHAESDPATSTIEFCCTTAEKLVEEGRRFDAVMALEVIEHVAEPAEFCKSLAALTIPDGATIISTINRSMRAYATAIVAAEYILRWLPMGTHEWSSFLTPEELVLILQRAGINVEEMAGFTYNPVTGRWSLSDDISVNFIAMGTKTNNTE, from the exons ATGAAACTCTTCAACCATCTCCGAACCCTAAACACTCACCACCGCATTCTCCGTAATCGATTTCACCCTCTCTTCAACAACACCAACTTCTTCTCCGATGCTTCATCGCCGCAACAATCCACCACTCCACACGTTCAACAACCTTCGCCTCCTTCTTCCTTGAACCGCAATGAACTTGCCAAGTTCGCCGCCATTGCTGAATCATG GTGGGATTTTGATGGCCCttttaaaccattacatgtgatgaATCCTACAAGACTTGCTTTCATTCGGTCTGCATTGTGTCGTCATTTCAA GAAGGACCCTTACAGTGCTAAGCCCCTTGAAGGACTTAAAATTGCTGATGTGGGCTGTGGAGGTGGAATTCTTTCCGAG CCATTAGCTCGGATGGGAGCTACTGTGACGGGTATTGATGCTGTGGAAAAGAATATCAACATTGCTCGACTTCATGCT GAATCAGATCCAGCAACTTCAACTATTGAGTTTTGTTGCACAACAGCCG AGAAGCTAGTTGAAGAAGGAAGGAGATTTGATGCAGTCATGGCCCTGGAG GTGATCGAGCATGTAGCAGAACCTGCAGAGTTCTGCAAATCTCTAGCAGCATTAACAATCCCAGATGGAGCTACCATCATATCGACAATAAATCGTTCAATGAGAGCTTATGCAACTGCTATTGTTGCCGCAGAATACATCCTCCGCTGG CTTCCAATGGGCACACATGAATGGTCAAGTTTTCTTACTCCAGAGGAGTTAGTTCTGATCCTGCAACGTGCCGGCATCAAT GTGGAGGAGATGGCGGGATTCACATATAACCCGGTAACAGGAAGATGGTCTTTATCAGATGATATAAGCGTCAATTTCATTGCCATGGGCACTAAAACAAACAACACAGAATAG